The nucleotide sequence TCCGGATCGGCGGTCAGGTTGCCGACGACGGTGATGACGGTTTCGCCGGCCATGGTCAGTGGACCTCGGGGCGCATCAGCTTCGTGCGCAGGACCGACTCGTTCAGGTTCAGCTGGCGGTCCAGCTCGGCGACCGCAGCCGGCTCGGCCTGGATGTCGATGACCGCGTAGATGCCTTCGACCTGCTTCTTGATCTCGTAGGCCATGCGGCGACGGCCCCAGATCTCGGTCTTGACGGTGCCACCGGAGTTGGTGACGACGGTCAGGAACCGGTCGAGCGAGGGCGCGATCGTGCGCTCCTCGAGATCGGGGTCGAGGATGACCATCAGTTCGTAGTTGCGCATGGAGAAACCCCACCTCCTCTGGTCTCGGCGGCTGCAGCACATCTGCAGCAGGAGGGTCGTACATGCGTCGCGCGCCCCGACAAGAGCCGGAACGCGCGGGTCCAGGCTACCAGCGGCCCGGCACCGGCGACCAGGAGCCGTCCGGGTGACCGGCCCGGCCGCCCTGCGACACCCCGTCACGCCCTCCACGATGATGGGCACCAGGCGGGCCGGGAACGACCCGGGGTGCCGCAGCAGGTGGAGGAGACATGGGTTCGCACCCGATCGGCGTCCACGTCGGCCCCGGGCTCACCGACGACGGCGAGCTCGACCGCGGTGGTCCGCTGGCCCGCGCGGCGGAGCTCGGCGCCGACGGCGTCCAGGTCTTCCTGGCCGATCCGCAGGGCTGGAAGGCGCCGAAGCCCCGGCCCGACGCCGCCGACCTGCTGTCCTCCGACGTCGCCGTCCACGTGCACGCCCCCTACGTGCTCAACGTGGCGACGACGAACAACCGGATCCGGATCCCCAGCCGCAAGCTCCTCGGCGCGCACGCGACGGCGGCGGCGGGCATCGGCGCCCGGGGGCTGGTGGTCCACGGCGGGCACGTGCTGGCCACGGACGACCCCGCGGTGGGGGTGGACAACTGGCGCAAGACCTTCGCCCGGCAGTACGAGGACGG is from Blastococcus sp. HT6-4 and encodes:
- the rpsF gene encoding 30S ribosomal protein S6, whose translation is MRNYELMVILDPDLEERTIAPSLDRFLTVVTNSGGTVKTEIWGRRRMAYEIKKQVEGIYAVIDIQAEPAAVAELDRQLNLNESVLRTKLMRPEVH
- a CDS encoding deoxyribonuclease IV; translated protein: MGSHPIGVHVGPGLTDDGELDRGGPLARAAELGADGVQVFLADPQGWKAPKPRPDAADLLSSDVAVHVHAPYVLNVATTNNRIRIPSRKLLGAHATAAAGIGARGLVVHGGHVLATDDPAVGVDNWRKTFARQYEDGGFPVPVLVENTAGGGNAMARDLDAVGRLWDAVGGFGAGFVLDTCHAWAAGWDLTTVVDDVRAVTGRIDLLHLNNSRDPAGSGRDRHAPLAAGEIPAELLLHVARAADCPVVLETPGDTASHAEEIALLREALA